The Streptomyces phaeolivaceus genome has a window encoding:
- a CDS encoding aldehyde dehydrogenase family protein translates to MTATHAFWLAGRQATGETTFDVNSPWDGRLVGRVSVPTDEQVEEAVAAAYAVRDEFAATPAHVRAAVLDHVSRSLVERTEEIARLISAENGKPIKWARGEVGRAVSVFRFAAEEARRFNGGEAQRLDTDLGGQGRLAFTRRFPKGVVLGIAPFNFPLNLCAHKIAPAIAAGVPIILKPAPATPLSGLIIGELIADAAADLPAGSWSVLPVANDRMPALVQDERLPVISFTGSEKVGYAIMDSAPRKHCTLELGGNGAAVVLADWASDEDLDWAATRIATFSNYQGGQSCISVQRVIADASVYDRLLPRIVAAVEAQVTGDPADGATDVGPLVSEDAAKRVEAWVQEAVDAGAALLAGGKRDGASYAPTVLADVPADVTVSCEEVFGPVLTVRKVEGEAEAFAAVNDSKYGLQAGVFTHDLQTAFRAHRALEVGGVVIGDVPSYRADQMPYGGVKQSGVGREGVRFAMDDYTYERVMVLTGIQL, encoded by the coding sequence ATGACCGCCACCCACGCCTTCTGGCTCGCCGGCCGTCAGGCCACCGGTGAGACCACGTTCGATGTGAACTCGCCCTGGGACGGCCGCCTGGTCGGCAGGGTGAGCGTGCCGACGGACGAGCAGGTCGAGGAGGCCGTGGCCGCCGCGTACGCCGTACGGGACGAGTTCGCGGCGACCCCGGCGCATGTCCGGGCCGCCGTCCTGGACCACGTCAGCCGGAGTCTCGTCGAGCGGACCGAGGAGATCGCGCGGTTGATCTCCGCCGAGAACGGCAAGCCGATCAAGTGGGCGCGGGGCGAGGTCGGCCGGGCGGTCTCCGTGTTCCGGTTCGCGGCCGAGGAGGCCCGGCGGTTCAACGGCGGCGAGGCGCAGCGGCTCGACACCGACCTGGGCGGACAGGGACGGCTCGCCTTCACGCGCCGCTTCCCCAAGGGCGTCGTCCTCGGCATCGCGCCCTTCAACTTCCCGCTCAACCTCTGCGCCCACAAGATCGCCCCGGCGATCGCGGCCGGGGTGCCGATCATCCTGAAGCCCGCCCCGGCCACCCCCCTCTCCGGTCTGATCATCGGAGAGCTGATCGCGGACGCCGCCGCCGACCTCCCCGCCGGGTCCTGGAGCGTCCTCCCCGTCGCCAACGACCGCATGCCCGCCCTCGTCCAGGACGAGCGGCTGCCCGTGATCTCCTTCACCGGCTCCGAGAAGGTCGGCTACGCGATCATGGACTCGGCGCCGCGCAAGCACTGCACGCTGGAGCTGGGCGGCAACGGCGCGGCGGTCGTGCTGGCCGACTGGGCGAGCGACGAGGACCTCGACTGGGCCGCGACCCGCATCGCCACCTTCTCGAACTACCAGGGCGGCCAGTCCTGCATCTCCGTCCAGCGGGTGATCGCGGACGCCTCCGTGTACGACCGGCTGCTGCCGCGCATCGTCGCCGCGGTCGAGGCCCAGGTGACCGGTGACCCGGCCGACGGTGCCACCGATGTCGGGCCGCTGGTCAGCGAGGACGCCGCCAAGCGCGTCGAGGCGTGGGTCCAGGAGGCGGTCGACGCCGGTGCCGCCCTGCTGGCCGGCGGCAAGCGCGACGGCGCCTCGTACGCGCCGACCGTCCTCGCCGACGTACCCGCCGACGTGACCGTCTCCTGCGAGGAGGTCTTCGGGCCCGTCCTCACCGTGCGGAAGGTGGAGGGGGAGGCCGAGGCCTTCGCCGCTGTCAACGACTCCAAGTACGGCCTCCAGGCGGGCGTCTTCACCCACGACCTGCAGACCGCCTTCCGCGCCCACCGCGCGCTGGAGGTCGGTGGTGTGGTCATCGGCGACGTGCCGTCCTACCGCGCCGACCAGATGCCGTACGGCGGGGTCAAGCAGTCCGGTGTGGGGCGTGAGGGTGTGCGCTTCGCGATGGACGACTACACCTACGAGCGGGTCATGGTCCTCACGGGGATCCAGCTCTGA
- a CDS encoding PucR family transcriptional regulator, producing the protein MPPTLASLVHHSALKLTVRAGEDRLDVPVRWAHASELADPVPYMEGGELLLITALKLDAEDPEAMRRYVRRLVGAGVVGLGFAVGVHYEDIPEALVAAAQGEGLPLLGVPRRTPFLAISKAVSAAIAAERYRAVTAGFAAQRELTKQTLSDGPEGLLGALAGQVDGWAALYDASGAVVAVAPEWAERRAGRLTADIERLRDRPAPASAVVGGEDRVELHSLGTGRRARAALAVGTAAALGTAERYAVHSAIALLTLTTERSRSLHAAEQRIGAAVLRMLLAGECDHARAVAQDLYGELLDAPFRLILAESASASAARARVEGARVEGAVVTVGTPGTASTAGTVEGVAGSAGAAAVSRAVHGVGEAGRAVGVDPRADLLGQLVEVVEAAAARAGEAVLVVPDGERLVVLAVDGGAVVAACGEFAIELETSRVVGRDALSVASDSGPVEEEELVVGLSAPAGPIAAAAAYKQAEQALSVARRRGRCLVEHEELAAGSVLPLLGDDAVRAFADSLLRPLREHDATGRGDLVASLRAWLSRHGQWDAAAADLGVHRHTLRYRMRRVEEILGRSLDDPDVRMELWLALKATAAAGE; encoded by the coding sequence ATGCCCCCCACGCTCGCCTCGCTCGTCCATCACTCCGCGCTCAAGCTGACCGTGCGGGCGGGCGAGGACCGTCTGGATGTGCCGGTGCGCTGGGCGCACGCCAGCGAGCTGGCCGACCCGGTGCCGTACATGGAGGGCGGGGAGCTGCTGCTGATCACCGCGCTGAAGCTGGACGCGGAGGATCCGGAGGCGATGCGGCGCTATGTACGGCGGCTGGTGGGCGCCGGGGTCGTCGGGCTCGGCTTCGCCGTCGGGGTGCACTACGAGGACATCCCCGAGGCGCTCGTCGCGGCGGCCCAGGGGGAAGGGCTGCCGCTGCTGGGAGTGCCCCGGCGTACGCCCTTCCTCGCGATCAGCAAGGCGGTGTCGGCCGCCATCGCCGCCGAGCGGTACCGGGCCGTGACGGCGGGGTTCGCGGCGCAGCGGGAACTCACCAAGCAGACGTTGTCGGACGGCCCCGAGGGGCTGCTCGGCGCGCTCGCCGGGCAGGTCGACGGGTGGGCGGCCCTGTACGACGCCTCCGGAGCCGTCGTCGCGGTCGCGCCCGAGTGGGCGGAGCGGCGGGCCGGCCGGCTCACCGCCGACATCGAACGGCTGCGCGACCGGCCCGCGCCGGCCAGCGCGGTCGTGGGCGGCGAGGACCGCGTCGAACTGCACTCCCTCGGTACCGGGCGCCGGGCGCGCGCCGCCCTCGCCGTCGGCACGGCGGCGGCCCTCGGCACGGCCGAGCGGTACGCCGTCCACTCCGCGATCGCCCTTCTCACCCTCACCACGGAACGGTCGCGCTCGCTGCACGCCGCCGAGCAGCGGATCGGCGCGGCGGTGCTGCGCATGCTGCTGGCCGGGGAGTGCGACCACGCGCGCGCCGTCGCCCAGGACCTGTACGGGGAGCTGCTGGACGCCCCGTTCCGGCTGATCCTCGCCGAATCGGCCTCGGCGTCGGCGGCGCGGGCACGGGTGGAAGGGGCACGGGTGGAAGGGGCCGTGGTGACGGTGGGCACGCCGGGGACGGCGAGTACGGCGGGAACTGTGGAGGGGGTGGCCGGGTCCGCCGGGGCTGCCGCTGTCTCACGAGCTGTGCACGGGGTGGGGGAGGCCGGGCGGGCGGTCGGTGTCGATCCGAGGGCGGATCTGCTGGGGCAGCTCGTCGAGGTCGTGGAGGCGGCTGCCGCGCGGGCCGGGGAAGCGGTGCTCGTCGTGCCCGACGGGGAGCGGCTGGTCGTGCTCGCGGTGGACGGGGGCGCCGTGGTGGCCGCGTGCGGGGAGTTCGCGATCGAGCTGGAGACGTCCCGGGTGGTCGGGCGGGACGCGCTGTCCGTGGCCTCTGACTCCGGCCCCGTCGAGGAGGAGGAACTCGTCGTAGGGCTGTCCGCGCCCGCCGGGCCGATCGCCGCCGCGGCGGCGTACAAGCAGGCCGAGCAGGCGTTGTCGGTGGCTCGGCGGCGGGGGCGGTGCCTGGTCGAGCACGAGGAGCTGGCGGCCGGGTCGGTGCTGCCGTTGCTCGGGGACGACGCGGTGCGGGCCTTCGCCGACAGTCTGCTGCGACCGCTCCGTGAGCATGACGCGACCGGGCGGGGGGATCTTGTGGCCTCGCTTCGGGCGTGGCTGTCGCGGCATGGGCAGTGGGACGCGGCAGCGGCGGATCTGGGGGTGCATCGGCATACGTTGCGGTATCGGATGCGGCGGGTGGAGGAGATTCTCGGGAGGTCGTTGGACGATCCCGATGTGCGGATGGAGCTGTGGCTGGCGTTGAAGGCCACGGCCGCGGCGGGGGAGTAG
- the gabT gene encoding 4-aminobutyrate--2-oxoglutarate transaminase: MSALPQERRVVTAIPGPKSQELQARRVAAVAAGVGSVLPVFTARAGGGIIEDVDGNRLIDFGSGIAVTSVGASAEAVVRRASAQLQDFTHTCFMVTPYEGYVEVAEALAELTPGDHAKKSALFNSGAEAVENAVKIARSYTKRQAVVVFDHGYHGRTNLTMALTAKNMPYKHGFGPFAPEVYRVPVAYGYRWPTGAENAGPEAAAQAVDQIAKQVGAENVAAIVIEPVLGEGGFIEPAKGFLPAISKFASDNGIVFVADEIQSGFCRTGQWFACEDEGIVPDLITTAKGIAGGLPLAAVTGRAEIMDAAHAGGLGGTYGGNPVACAGALGSIETMKELDLNARAKSIEAVMKARLTAMAEKFDVIGDIRGRGAMIAIELVKDRATKEPNPEATAALAKACHQEGLLVLTCGTYGNVLRFLPPLVIGEDLLTEGLDIIEQAFAGI, encoded by the coding sequence ATGAGCGCACTTCCTCAGGAGCGCCGCGTAGTCACCGCCATCCCCGGACCGAAGTCCCAGGAGCTGCAGGCCCGTCGTGTCGCCGCGGTCGCCGCGGGCGTGGGGTCGGTGCTGCCGGTGTTCACCGCGCGCGCGGGCGGCGGCATCATCGAGGACGTCGACGGCAACCGGCTGATCGACTTCGGCTCGGGCATCGCCGTCACCAGCGTCGGCGCCAGCGCCGAGGCCGTGGTCCGCCGGGCCTCCGCCCAGCTCCAGGACTTCACACACACCTGTTTCATGGTCACGCCGTACGAGGGCTACGTCGAGGTCGCCGAGGCCCTCGCCGAGCTGACCCCGGGCGACCACGCCAAGAAGTCCGCGCTGTTCAACAGCGGTGCCGAGGCCGTCGAGAACGCCGTGAAGATCGCCCGGTCGTACACCAAGCGGCAGGCCGTCGTGGTGTTCGACCACGGCTACCACGGCCGCACCAACCTCACGATGGCGCTCACCGCCAAGAACATGCCGTACAAGCACGGCTTCGGGCCGTTCGCCCCCGAGGTGTACCGCGTCCCGGTGGCGTACGGCTACCGCTGGCCGACCGGTGCGGAGAACGCCGGCCCGGAGGCCGCCGCGCAGGCCGTCGACCAGATCGCCAAGCAGGTGGGCGCGGAGAACGTGGCCGCGATCGTCATCGAGCCGGTGCTCGGCGAGGGCGGCTTCATCGAGCCCGCCAAGGGCTTCCTGCCCGCGATCAGCAAGTTCGCCTCCGACAACGGCATCGTCTTCGTCGCGGACGAGATCCAGTCCGGTTTCTGCCGCACCGGCCAGTGGTTCGCGTGCGAGGACGAGGGCATCGTCCCGGACCTGATCACCACCGCCAAGGGCATCGCCGGTGGTCTGCCGCTGGCCGCCGTCACCGGGCGCGCGGAGATCATGGACGCGGCGCACGCGGGTGGCCTGGGCGGCACCTACGGCGGCAACCCCGTCGCCTGCGCGGGCGCCCTCGGCTCGATCGAGACGATGAAGGAGCTGGACCTCAACGCCAGGGCGAAGAGCATCGAGGCGGTCATGAAGGCCCGTCTCACCGCGATGGCCGAGAAGTTCGACGTCATCGGCGACATCCGGGGCCGCGGCGCCATGATCGCCATCGAGCTGGTCAAGGACCGTGCGACGAAGGAGCCGAACCCGGAGGCGACCGCCGCGCTGGCGAAGGCCTGCCACCAGGAGGGCCTGCTGGTCCTGACCTGTGGCACCTACGGCAACGTGCTGCGCTTCCTGCCCCCGCTCGTGATCGGCGAGGACCTCCTCACCGAGGGCCTCGACATCATCGAGCAGGCGTTCGCCGGAATCTGA
- a CDS encoding ATP-binding protein, with product MNSDGTRDARGTHANPVPRPTGSPEMPSAPPVPPMPTRVPGAPGVPPRPDGNAFLTWLRTPRPDAAPGVWRFGHRARPEEEPEVVPARQLLGGAVIAFLVGWLIWSLLWNGYLGGWWTLPLWAMVPDSWAPPGSYASVVFGYIWYTIVALAILIGVGRLGRWSEVWRRYGAPRLRQPQVRQVVPPPEDDPAQWNQLREAGAGEAAERLVVEAGAGLMRDVDHARIMRAWQGVRSGRHSLATFTGAVLKDGAAACLHPSGERDLPGRLARHDMVTGQVRLGGTVDDPRNPYAYRGTGLAVGPELLGTSLLAVGPAGSGKTGSVVWPVAESLCLHALAGRAAVVVVGAAGAGLGPADAYDVVVRIGNPESVYDLDLYGGTTDPDEAAAVLAEALVGDLADPHPGGDSRRSTTVLAQLLGPFRAVHGRFPSVPQLRQLLDGSPGPLGELRKALQDAGQESLLRELDARERQLGHPGDVGSVLADRVALLDRPAFAAFFDTSGQSRPFSLRALDHPVRVRIDLPERGHADASRILARLVLAQFTASVAVREDRSLFACLVLDDATGIVTPEAVRGIQRLRSANAGTVLTLRTLDDVPRPLRGPLLGATGCRMALSGLTPWDGQDFAEVWGKEWTEARDVTDRQIIADSPAGKAWHALRRAITGNAPTARAVTVRQVERERWSASELAHGVPPGHAVLSLTNVRGEHAPPLLVDLRG from the coding sequence ATGAACAGCGACGGGACGCGGGACGCGCGGGGCACGCATGCGAATCCTGTGCCGCGCCCGACGGGGTCGCCGGAGATGCCTTCGGCGCCTCCCGTGCCTCCCATGCCCACGAGGGTTCCGGGGGCGCCGGGGGTACCGCCCCGGCCGGACGGGAACGCCTTCCTGACCTGGCTGCGGACACCGCGGCCCGACGCGGCGCCCGGGGTGTGGCGCTTCGGGCATCGGGCTCGGCCGGAGGAGGAGCCGGAGGTCGTCCCCGCCCGGCAGCTGCTCGGCGGCGCAGTGATCGCCTTCCTCGTCGGCTGGCTGATCTGGTCCCTGCTCTGGAACGGCTACCTCGGCGGCTGGTGGACGCTGCCGCTGTGGGCGATGGTCCCCGATTCCTGGGCCCCGCCCGGCTCGTACGCCTCGGTGGTCTTCGGCTACATCTGGTACACGATCGTCGCCCTGGCGATCCTGATCGGCGTCGGACGGCTCGGCCGCTGGAGCGAGGTCTGGCGCCGCTACGGCGCCCCGCGCCTCCGGCAGCCGCAGGTGCGGCAGGTCGTACCACCGCCCGAGGACGACCCCGCCCAGTGGAATCAGCTTCGGGAGGCCGGGGCCGGGGAGGCGGCTGAGCGGCTGGTCGTCGAGGCGGGGGCCGGGCTGATGCGGGATGTGGATCACGCGCGGATCATGCGGGCGTGGCAGGGCGTGCGCAGCGGGCGGCACAGTCTGGCGACGTTCACGGGCGCGGTGCTGAAGGACGGCGCGGCGGCGTGTCTGCACCCGTCCGGGGAGCGGGATCTGCCGGGGCGGCTGGCCAGGCACGACATGGTGACCGGGCAGGTCCGCCTGGGCGGCACCGTCGACGACCCGCGCAACCCTTACGCCTACCGGGGCACGGGCCTCGCCGTGGGCCCCGAACTGCTCGGCACGTCCCTGCTCGCCGTCGGCCCCGCCGGATCCGGGAAGACCGGGAGTGTGGTGTGGCCCGTCGCCGAGTCGTTGTGTCTGCACGCGCTGGCCGGGCGGGCCGCGGTCGTGGTCGTGGGGGCGGCGGGCGCGGGGCTCGGACCGGCCGACGCGTACGACGTCGTCGTACGGATCGGGAACCCGGAGTCCGTGTACGACCTCGATCTGTACGGCGGCACCACGGACCCCGACGAGGCCGCGGCCGTGCTCGCGGAGGCGCTCGTCGGTGATCTCGCCGACCCGCACCCAGGCGGCGACAGCCGCCGCTCCACCACGGTCCTGGCCCAGCTGCTCGGACCGTTCCGGGCGGTGCACGGACGGTTCCCGTCGGTGCCGCAGCTGCGGCAGCTGCTGGACGGCTCACCCGGCCCGCTGGGCGAGCTGCGCAAGGCCCTCCAGGACGCCGGGCAGGAGTCGCTGCTGCGGGAGCTGGACGCGCGCGAGCGGCAGCTCGGGCATCCCGGGGACGTCGGCAGCGTGCTCGCCGACCGGGTCGCGCTCCTCGACCGGCCCGCCTTCGCCGCGTTCTTCGACACCTCCGGCCAGTCCCGGCCCTTCTCCCTGCGGGCCCTCGACCATCCCGTACGGGTCCGTATCGACCTCCCCGAACGCGGCCACGCCGACGCCTCGCGCATCCTGGCGCGGCTGGTGCTCGCCCAGTTCACGGCGAGCGTCGCCGTACGGGAGGACCGGTCCCTGTTCGCCTGCCTCGTGCTGGACGACGCGACCGGGATCGTCACACCGGAGGCCGTCCGCGGCATCCAGCGGCTGCGCTCCGCCAACGCGGGCACCGTCCTCACCCTGCGCACCCTCGACGACGTGCCCCGGCCGCTGCGCGGGCCGCTCCTCGGCGCCACCGGCTGCCGGATGGCGCTGTCCGGGCTCACCCCGTGGGACGGGCAGGACTTCGCCGAGGTGTGGGGCAAGGAGTGGACCGAGGCGCGGGACGTCACCGACCGGCAGATCATCGCCGACTCCCCGGCGGGCAAGGCCTGGCACGCGCTGCGCCGCGCCATCACCGGCAACGCGCCCACCGCGCGCGCCGTGACCGTACGGCAGGTGGAGCGGGAGCGGTGGTCCGCCTCCGAACTGGCGCACGGTGTGCCGCCGGGCCACGCCGTGCTGTCGCTGACGAACGTGCGCGGGGAGCACGCGCCGCCGCTGCTGGTGGATCTACGGGGCTGA